Proteins co-encoded in one Vicinamibacterales bacterium genomic window:
- a CDS encoding plastocyanin/azurin family copper-binding protein produces MPNVCLLVVLLLASPSLVLAAPRTITVSPGKPLRASVGGSGAVARIVTLTVGDNMKFDPATITAKPGEPLKVVLKDVGQMPKTALGHNFVLLKKGADPKGFVDKSAGARGTDFIAPAVKDEVLASTNLVGPGETAEVSFVAPTRPGEYTYLCSFPGHFAMGMKGTLTVK; encoded by the coding sequence ATGCCTAACGTCTGTCTGCTCGTCGTGCTCCTCTTGGCGTCGCCTTCGCTTGTGCTGGCCGCGCCGCGGACCATCACGGTGAGTCCGGGCAAGCCCCTTCGCGCGTCGGTCGGCGGCAGCGGGGCAGTGGCGCGCATCGTCACCCTGACGGTTGGTGACAACATGAAGTTCGACCCGGCGACGATCACCGCAAAGCCCGGAGAGCCGTTGAAGGTGGTGCTGAAGGACGTGGGCCAGATGCCGAAGACCGCGTTGGGGCACAACTTCGTGCTGCTGAAGAAGGGGGCCGATCCGAAAGGGTTCGTCGACAAGTCGGCGGGCGCACGCGGTACGGATTTCATCGCGCCTGCCGTGAAGGATGAGGTGCTGGCGAGCACGAACCTCGTCGGGCCGGGGGAGACCGCGGAGGTGTCGTTCGTGGCGCCGACACGCCCCGGCGAGTACACTTACCTATGCTCGTTCCCAGGTCACTTCGCCATGGGCATGAAGGGAACGCTCACGGTGAAGTGA